In Musa acuminata AAA Group cultivar baxijiao chromosome BXJ3-9, Cavendish_Baxijiao_AAA, whole genome shotgun sequence, a single genomic region encodes these proteins:
- the LOC135648615 gene encoding amino-acid permease BAT1 homolog, whose amino-acid sequence MARKEEEEELGERNGSARIDIRSATPADSGHARLHQLGYKQELKRDLSVLSNFAFSFSIISVLTGITTLYNTGLRFGGTVTMTYGWFVAGIFTMSVGLSMAEICSSYPTSGGLYYWSARLSGKQWAPFASWMTGWFNIVGQWAVTTSVDFSLAQLLQVIILLSTGGNNGGGYFASKYVVIGFHGGILLVHAIINSLPISWLSFVGQLAAAWNVIGVFVLMILIPTVATERSSARFVFTHFNTQNDAGIHSKLYIFVLGLLMSQYTLTGYDASAHMTEETKSADKNGPKGIISSIGISIVVGWAYLLGITFAVTNIPDLLSIDNDAGGYAIAEVFYLAFKNRYGTGVGGIICLGVVAVAIFFCGMSSVTSNSRMAYAFSRDGAMPLSSFWHRVNRQEVPINAVWLSALVSFCMALTSLGSLVAFQAMVSIATIGLYVAYAMPIFFRITLARNSFVAGPFSLGRYGVMVGWVAVLWVATITVLFSLPVAYPITKDTLNYTPVAVGGLLILTVGSWLLSARHWFKGPITNINT is encoded by the exons ATGGcccggaaggaggaggaggaggagttggggGAGCGTAATGGATCCGCCAGGATTGACATCAGGAGCGCTACTCCTGCCGACTCCGGCCATGCCCGGCTGCACCAGCTCGGCTACAAGCAGGAACTCAAGCGTGATCTCTC AGTGCTGTCCAACTTCGCCTTCTCCTTCTCCATCATCTCCGTGCTCACCGGCATCACTACACTGTACAACACCGGCCTCCGGTTCGGCGGGACGGTCACCATGACCTACGGCTGGTTCGTGGCGGGGATCTTCACCATGTCCGTGGGGCTCTCCATGGCGGAGATCTGCTCGTCGTACCCCACGTCCGGCGGCCTCTACTACTGGAGCGCCAGGCTCTCAGGGAAGCAATGGGCGCCCTTCGCGTCATGGATGACCGGCTG GTTCAACATTGTAGGCCAG TGGGCTGTTACAACCAGTGTAGACTTCTCATTAGCTCAATTGCTTCAAGTAATTATCCTGCTCAGCACTGGTGGAAACAATGGAGGAGGATACTTCGCTTCCAAATATGTAGTCATTGGTTTCCATGGGGGCATTCTCTTAGTTCATGCCATAATAAACAGtcttcctatatcttggttatcaTTCGTTGGACAGTTAGCTGCTGCATGGAACGTAATAG GTGTTTTTGTACTTATGATCCTCATACCTACCGTTGCTACCGAAAGATCCAGTGCCAGATTTGTCTTCACTCATTTCAACACCCAAAATGATGCTGGAATCCACAGCAAACTTTACATCTTTGTTTTAGGACTTTTGATGAGCCAATACACATTGACAGGATATGATGCATCTGCTCATATG ACAGAGGAAACGAAATCTGCAGACAAGAACGGCCCGAAAGGAATCATTAGCTCTATCGGCATATCGATCGTCGTCGGCTGGGCTTACCTGCTCGGAATCACATTTGCAGTCACCAACATTCCCGACCTCTTGAGCATTGACAATGATGCTGGAGGTTATGCCATTGCTGAGGTATTCTATCTGGCCTTCAAGAACAGATATGGCACGGGCGTTGGGGGAATCATTTGCTTGGGAGTTGTGGCCGTCGCCATATTTTTCTGTGGCATGAGCTCAGTGACAAGCAACTCCAG GATGGCCTACGCCTTCTCGCGAGATGGAGCGATGCCTCTGTCCTCGTTTTGGCACCGAGTGAACCGACAAGAGGTCCCCATCAACGCGGTTTGGCTCTCTGCTTTGGTCTCCTTCTGCATGGCACTGACG TCTCTGGGAAGCTTGGTGGCGTTCCAAGCGATGGTGTCGATCGCCACCATCGGGCTTTACGTTGCGTACGCGATGCCAATCTTCTTCAGGATCACGCTGGCACGCAACTCCTTCGTTGCAGGGCCCTTCAGCCTCGGTCGATATGGCGTGATGGTGGGTTGGGTTGCAGTTCTTTGGGTGGCGACCATCACGGTCCTCTTCTCCTTGCCGGTTGCGTACCCCATCACGAAGGACACTCTCAACTACACCCCGGTGGCGGTCGGCGGCCTGCTCATCCTCACCGTGGGATCATGGCTGCTGAGCGCAAGACACTGGTTCAAGGGGCCCATCACAAACATCAACACTTGA